One genomic region from Leucoraja erinacea ecotype New England chromosome 36, Leri_hhj_1, whole genome shotgun sequence encodes:
- the idh3a gene encoding isocitrate dehydrogenase [NAD] subunit alpha, mitochondrial isoform X1: MAAAAGLWRRMVFSAMGAVKSHNSIIRTMSDVRTVTLIPGDGIGPEISNAVMKIFDTAEVPIRWEERSVTAIQAPSGNWVIPPEAKESMNKHKIGLKGPLKTPIAAGHPSMNLLLRKTFDLYANVRPCVSIEGFKTPYDDVDLVTIRENTEGEYSGIEHVIVDGVVQSIKLITENASRRIAEFAFEYSRNNNRKRVTAVHKANIMRMSDGLFLRKCREVAENCHDVKFNEMYLDTVCLNMVQDPSQFDVLVMPNLYGDILSDLCAGLIGGLGVTPSGNIGENGIALFESVHGTAPDIAGMDLANPTALLLSAVMMLRHIDLHDYAKKIETACFETIKEGKVLTKDLGGNSKCSEFTHEICQRVRDLD, from the exons atggcggcggcggcgggactGTGGAGGAGGATG GTATTCAGTGCAATGGGGGCAGTGAAGAGCCACAACTCCATCATCAGGACCATGTCTGAT GTACGAACTGTAACATTAATCCCCGGTGATGGCATTGGTCCAGAGATATCTAACGCTGTAATGAAGATCTTTGATACTGCTGAA GTTCCCATTCGTTGGGAGGAGAGGAGTGTGACAGCAATCCAAGCACCAAGTGGAAACTGGGTTATTCCTCCAGAAGCTAAAGAATCGATGAATAAACACAAAATTGGATTGAAAG GGCCGTTGAAGACTCCAATTGCAGCTGGCCATCCCTCAATGAATTTGCTGCTTCGCAAGACCTTTGACCTTTACGCAAATGTGCGTCCTTGTGTATCTATTGAAGGTTTCAAGACTCCATACGATGATGTGGATCTTGTGACCATTAGAGAAAACACAGAAGGCGAATATAGCGGTATAGAACATGTG ATTGTCGATGGCGTGGTCCAAAGTATTAAGCTGATCACAGAGAATGCCAGCAGGCGGATTGCAGAGTTTGCATTTGAATATTCAAGGAACAATAACAGGAAAAGGGTGACAGCTGTGCACAAAGCCAACATCAT GCGAATGTCGGATGGTCTGTTCCTGAGGAAATGCAGGGAAGTGGCGGAAAACTGTCACGATGTCAAGTTTAATGAAATGTACTTGGATACAGTCTGTCTTAAC ATGGTGCAGGACCCGTCGCAGTTTGACGTCCTTGTAATGCCCAACCTCTACGGTGACATCTTAAG TGATCTGTGCGCTGGACTGATTGGAGGACTGGGAGTTACACCAAGTGGAAACATTGGAGAAAACGGGATTGCACTATTTGAGTCT GTTCATGGTACCGCACCAGATATTGCAGGGATGGACCTGGCAAATCCCACAGCCCTCCTGCTGAGTGCCGTGATGATGTTGAGACACATCGACCTACATGACTATGCTAAAAAAATAGAAACTGCCTGCTTTGAAACAATTAAAGAGGGAAAG GTGCTAACCAAAGATCTTGGTGGCAATTCTAAATGTTCTGAGTTCACACATGAAATCTGCCAGCGAGTGAGGGACCTGGATTGA
- the idh3a gene encoding isocitrate dehydrogenase [NAD] subunit alpha, mitochondrial isoform X2: MGAVKSHNSIIRTMSDVRTVTLIPGDGIGPEISNAVMKIFDTAEVPIRWEERSVTAIQAPSGNWVIPPEAKESMNKHKIGLKGPLKTPIAAGHPSMNLLLRKTFDLYANVRPCVSIEGFKTPYDDVDLVTIRENTEGEYSGIEHVIVDGVVQSIKLITENASRRIAEFAFEYSRNNNRKRVTAVHKANIMRMSDGLFLRKCREVAENCHDVKFNEMYLDTVCLNMVQDPSQFDVLVMPNLYGDILSDLCAGLIGGLGVTPSGNIGENGIALFESVHGTAPDIAGMDLANPTALLLSAVMMLRHIDLHDYAKKIETACFETIKEGKVLTKDLGGNSKCSEFTHEICQRVRDLD; this comes from the exons ATGGGGGCAGTGAAGAGCCACAACTCCATCATCAGGACCATGTCTGAT GTACGAACTGTAACATTAATCCCCGGTGATGGCATTGGTCCAGAGATATCTAACGCTGTAATGAAGATCTTTGATACTGCTGAA GTTCCCATTCGTTGGGAGGAGAGGAGTGTGACAGCAATCCAAGCACCAAGTGGAAACTGGGTTATTCCTCCAGAAGCTAAAGAATCGATGAATAAACACAAAATTGGATTGAAAG GGCCGTTGAAGACTCCAATTGCAGCTGGCCATCCCTCAATGAATTTGCTGCTTCGCAAGACCTTTGACCTTTACGCAAATGTGCGTCCTTGTGTATCTATTGAAGGTTTCAAGACTCCATACGATGATGTGGATCTTGTGACCATTAGAGAAAACACAGAAGGCGAATATAGCGGTATAGAACATGTG ATTGTCGATGGCGTGGTCCAAAGTATTAAGCTGATCACAGAGAATGCCAGCAGGCGGATTGCAGAGTTTGCATTTGAATATTCAAGGAACAATAACAGGAAAAGGGTGACAGCTGTGCACAAAGCCAACATCAT GCGAATGTCGGATGGTCTGTTCCTGAGGAAATGCAGGGAAGTGGCGGAAAACTGTCACGATGTCAAGTTTAATGAAATGTACTTGGATACAGTCTGTCTTAAC ATGGTGCAGGACCCGTCGCAGTTTGACGTCCTTGTAATGCCCAACCTCTACGGTGACATCTTAAG TGATCTGTGCGCTGGACTGATTGGAGGACTGGGAGTTACACCAAGTGGAAACATTGGAGAAAACGGGATTGCACTATTTGAGTCT GTTCATGGTACCGCACCAGATATTGCAGGGATGGACCTGGCAAATCCCACAGCCCTCCTGCTGAGTGCCGTGATGATGTTGAGACACATCGACCTACATGACTATGCTAAAAAAATAGAAACTGCCTGCTTTGAAACAATTAAAGAGGGAAAG GTGCTAACCAAAGATCTTGGTGGCAATTCTAAATGTTCTGAGTTCACACATGAAATCTGCCAGCGAGTGAGGGACCTGGATTGA